A region of Amblyraja radiata isolate CabotCenter1 chromosome 22, sAmbRad1.1.pri, whole genome shotgun sequence DNA encodes the following proteins:
- the ankrd61 gene encoding ankyrin repeat domain-containing protein 61: MCECQGKFDDVHAKLHDAIMRGDQGNITALLKVHPVNEPITIWKNCAMVPMYENQASQARHRTVQHRNRPFGPHCHAEHDANLNGLSILPIHLAATYRKARSLECLIQHKADLEAEDGKGRRALHLVLMHWPNTARDRLVPKTKFEKAMAAMQGRAEACMRLLCQHGVEVNVKAGVDSRDGPLHLAVRHGAWPAVAVLARHGAELEAADQHGLTPLHMASGLLDRQLTEELLGRGARVDARVPGSGSTPLQLAVGAASGKAGRYLGAGLDCVRALLAAGASVDARDWRGRSAAHEACFGGREEVVDLLLDHGADLSLCTEQGESPLALFLERRPNLRCRRLLAKVLSLSCPPRIHGAGGGLPSGLLGPESRRHREFLQALCRQPPALRNLCRVAVRRAHGRHQAQQLLPTPVWRFVYGHQGYAEELEEVAGGPDERQEPEAQDRLDHRIGGLHL; this comes from the exons ATGTGTGAATGCCAGGGCAAGTTTGATGATGTCCACGCCAAGCTTCACGATGCTATAATGAGAGGTGACCAGGGGAACATCACAGCCCTGCTTAAGGTGCATCCTGTCAATGAGCCCATAACCATCTGGAAAAACTGCGCCATGGTGCCCATGTATGAAAATCAGGCAAGTCAAGCAaggcatagaactgtacagcacaggaacaggccattcggcccacattgccatgctgaacatgatgccaatttaaac GGGTTGTCTATTCTCCCGATCCATTTGGCCGCAACGTATCGAAAGGCAAGGAGCCTGGAGTGCTTAATTCAACACAAGGCTGATCTGGAGGCAGA gGATGGCAAGGGTCGCAGGGCGCTGCACCTCGTCCTCATGCACTGGCCCAACACTGCTCGCGACCGGCTGGTACCCAAGACCAAGTTTGAGAAGGCGATGGCAGCCATGCAGGGCCGTGCCGAGGCTTGCATGCGGTTGCTGTGCCAGCACGGCGTGGAGGTGAACGTCAAGGCCGGCGTCGATAGCCGGGACGGCCCGCTGCACCTGGCGGTGCGGCACGGAGCATGGCCGGcggtggcggtgctggcccggcaCGGAGCCGAGCTGGAGGCCGCCGACCAGCACGGCCTGACGCCGCTGCACATGGCCAGCGGGCTGCTGGACCGGCAGCTGACAGAGGAGCTGCTGGGCCGGGGGGCGCGGGTGGACGCCCGCGTACCGGGCAGCGGCAGTACACCGCTCCAGCTGGCGGTGGGAGCCGCCTCGGGCAAAGCCGGTCGATATCTGGGAGCCGGACTGGACTGCGTGAGGGCCTTGCTGGCGGCTGGAGCGTCGGTGGACGCCCGGGACTGGCGGGGCCGGTCGGCGGCCCATGAGGCCTGCTTTGGCGGGCGGGAGGAGGTGGTCGACCTACTGCTGGATCACGGAGCCGACCTGAGCCTCTGCACCGAACAGGGAGAGTCACCCCTCGCCCTCTTCCTGGAGCGCCGGCCCAACCTGCGTTGCCGCCGGCTGCTGGCCAAGGTGCTCAgcctctcctgccctccccgcatccacggagccggcggcggcctgccCAGCGGCCTGCTCGGccccgagtcgcgccgccaccgagAGTTCCTGCAGGCCCTGTGCCGGCAGCCGCCTGCTCTCCGCAACCTGTGCCGTGTGGCGGTGCGCAGGGCCCATGGGCGGCACCAGGCCCAGCAGCTTCTGCCCACCCCCGTCTGGCGTTTCGTCTACGGGCACCAGGGCTATGCCGAGGAGCTGGAGGAAGTGGCTGGAGGGCCGGACGAGCGGCAGGAaccagaggcccaggaccgactGGACCATAGGATCGGCGGACTGCACCTCTGA